The genomic interval ACTGACAGGCATGGGAGATAAAATGGTGAATAAGTTGGGACCCTGGCTTCAGAGGCAATTATAGTGAAAGCGTCTTAAATAAAATACTAAGAGCGATGATGAGTTTAACTTTTCTTCACCACTCCTCTGCACCTTTTCAGCCCTAATACACAGAATAAGTTAATCATCGAAATGTACCTCTTGGCTATCTTTTATATGTGAGTCCTCCTCTTGTCTCCCTCCACTCCCCTCGTTCATGCCTTTAATATCTCTCTCCTGGTCTCTATTGCTGTTCTCATAATCAGCCCTCTTAAGTTTTCTACTTCTATTTTCAAACAGCCAAATAATGATAATGTTCTGTTTCCCTTTCTCAAAGTTCTTTTAGCTTCTGTTATCTAGgatgaattagtgttttcattttctccagatAAATACCAGTATtttgaattgctggatcatatgatagttctgctGTTAATTTTTTGAGACACCTCTATACAATTTTCTATAGTATCTGCATTGGTTTTCATTCCCATAAATAGTGCTCTATGTTTCCTTTACTCTACATTCTTGCCAaaacttgttatttctttttcttttgaaaacagcCTGACATGTGAAGTgatactgtggttttgatttgcagttctctaattattagtggagggcttcccaggtggcttagtggtaagaagtccacctgccaagcaggagatgagggttcagtccctgggtcaggaagatcccctggggaaggacatgacaacccctctggtattcttgcctgggaaagcctatggacaggtgagcctggcaggctacagcttgtgggatctcagagttggacatgacctgatgaccaaacagcagcagcagaaacagtaATTAATGATTAAATCAAGTGAATGTCttctcatgtgtctgttggccatttgaATGTTTTCTTCAGAAGAATGTCTATTTAGAACTACCTATTTTTCATTTGGATTGTTtgattttttgttattgagttccTTGTGTTCTTTGAACATTTTGGATATTATTTGGATAAACCATTaggtatatgatttacaaataatcttttcccattctgtagttgcctttttattttgtttgtggtttccttcactgtgcagaaacttttaaatttgatgtaatctcattggtttatttttgcttttgttgccattgcctttggaGTGAATTCAAAAATTATTGTCAAGAGTGTTGTCAAGGACCTtactgcctatgttctcttctaggagttttatggtttctggtcttacatttaggactTTAATCCACTATAAGTTTAATTCTGCATATGGTGTGATTAGATGTAATAGTctgattcttttacatgtaagttGTCAAGTTTTTGATCTATTCAGACTTATAAAACTTAACAAAATGTTAATGCCATAATAGATTCCTATTAACTTGCTTTAATGCTTAAtaaatcattaatttttctagattaataagcatactttaaaataataatctctAATGCCTACATATAATTCCTGCCTATTTCTGTAGCATAATTGTAAAGTGGTTATTTTTGCATGTTCAGATTATTTCCATTCTTAATTACTATATACACATGTAAATAATAACCACAATGTATTATGTTTTAGTCAACAATGAATTGGATAGTTTTTGATAAAATGCATATTTCTGGTAAAACACATCTTTGTCATTAGTGAACATCACTACTATACCCTGACTGTAGAATTTTCACAGTCTTTCTCCCCCTCAGCTTTTAAGAGATAaaactgacaaataaaattgtatataaagtatataatatgatttgatatatgtgtccttcgtgaaatgattaccacaatcaagttaaGAAACATATTCCATCACCACAAATAGTTatcatttgtgtatgtgtatggtaagaacacttaagatctacaGTACTCTCAGCAAatatcaagtatataatacagtattattaactatagtcaccatactATACATCAGTCCCCCAGAACCTATTCTTCTGGTACTGTAAATTAAGTCATAGTAGCAGGACAGTTCTCCACTTTTTGTCATATTATAGCTACTGTTTGAGTAGTTATTTATCCCTCATAGATCATAGCACCTCCCTGAGGACAAGATGTTCAAATCCAAGGAAACGCATCTAATACATGCCTTAAGCTACTAGATTGTGTTGTAACCATGTTCATTTCTCTTAAGATCAAGTTTTTGGATAATTTCCAAGTATATTCAGTTATGAATCATTTGCacatatgtaaattttataaattgaataaaaatctatgtaattatttatattaaatatttatattaattatttttagtaCAGCTTTCATCTTCCATCCTTGGATTTAAATgtgatttctctttatttctaaaaacattttgaCCATGAGGGCTCTCCATAAAAATttcccatatttttcttttaatattctgcAACAAATACCTCTGACTATAAGAGTTTACTTCTTCTGATGTCTACATATTTTTATAGCACACGCAACTCAAAAATTTAACTCTATAGAATGCACCAACAATTAAggcaaaagaattttaaaacatttttatggaaGTAAGTAATACATGTCACAGAGTTACTAGTGAATTTGGAGTTTTATGGGACAGACCCTAGTGACAAGAGCAGAAGTCAGATGGGCCCTCAGGGGCTATAAAATGCCTGAGTATAGGGTGAGTATTTGCCAGGCTTCTGAGATATAATCTGGCAATCTATACTCTAAACctatattttaaacagaaatattttggAATACTTGTCTAGTGTTGGACTCTCCTATTAAATTCTTTAATAGCCAACTTCTTTCCAGAATTTGGCAGTCAGAACTTTAGCTATGGGAAGAGAGCTGTCTCCGAAATTACAAGCATTGTTACAATCACTGTTATTAGAGAATGTTCTTACAAAATAGTTTGACAAGTACaatattttttcctccctccctcctttcttctttcctcttaggTTGAGTGAGTATCTTTTGCAAAGAGGAATTTGTATGTTCCTCTGGTATCTACCCATGAATCAAAACTTTTTCTTGCCCAGAGTTCTCCGAAGAGCTGTCTTGACTTCCTTGTTCCGTAAGCTGTAGATGATAGGGTTGAGCATGGATGTCACCACAGTATAGAAGAGGGCCAGGAGTTTATCCACCCCTGGTGAATGGCTAGACTTGGGCCTCAAGTAGGTGACAGATCCTGAGCCATAGAAGAGCGTTACTACCAGTAGGTGGGAGGAACAGGTGGAAAGAGATTTTCGGCGGCCTTCAGGGGAGGGCATGATCAGCATGGCAGCTAGAATTCTGCCATAAGAAGCAATGATTaataaaaatggactggaaatgCAAAGAATGGCCACAACAAAGACTGCAGCCTCATTATGGGATGTATCCCCACAGGCTAGTGCCAGAATAGGGGGGaggtcacagaagaagtggtcTATTTCACAGGGGCCACAGAAgtccaaagaaaaaatatagttGGTTTGGCCCAAGCCTACTATGCAACCCACTCCCCAAGAAACCATTGCTAAATGGACACACACTCCACGACTCATTCGTGTTGCATAGTGAAGTGGGGAGCATATAGCCATATAGCGATCAAAAGCCATGGCTGCCAAAAGGCAGCACTCACTTATAGCAAATAATGTAAAGAAAAACATCTGTGTAGCACAGCCCTCCCGAGAGATTCCTCGGGCCTCACTCACAAGGCTCTGCAGCATCTTGGGTATGACAGAGCAAGTGTATCCAATCTCCAAGAGAGACAAGTTGgccaggaagaagtacatgggggtatGGAGGACCGGATTGGTCCAGATGGCAAGAGCTATGAGAGCGTTGCCTGTCAGTGATGCTAAGAACATGAGTAGGATGAGGGTAAATAAAAGGAAGCACTGTTCGGTGACCTCAGAGAATTTGGCAAATGCAAAGCGTTTCACAGACATGCTGTTGTCTTGCCACAAGGAACAGTTGAGGTCATGACCttaagaaaagaagagcaaagtcaTCAGGAAAATTCTTTCAGATAGAAATATAACTCTTTATATTACTCTTAATAAGCTCCAGTGAGCCAAAGAGATAAATTTCTTacctataatttaaaatttttaaagtttggaaGTTATTCTCATCCTGAAACCAGTACTATTCTGTGTAACTATCCCAACTGATTTGTCCACAGTGTATCTAGTCAGCAGgcataaaatggggaaaaaaagtcagCACAAATctctttcattccttctttttaTCAAATGAAGTTCCTCAAAtacctatttctttcttcttcttttcccactGACTTACTttcttcactcattcactcaacaagtatttattgagcagaaTACTTTCAAAGTATTTTGCAGTTACTGTAGGTCCtggtttaaaacaatgaaaaaataccACTTCTTTCCAAAGGGAACTTATTTAGTTAAGGAAAGCAATAATTAAATGactattcaataaataattgttacAATGCAGAGATTTAAAACTTGGGTAAGTTGTGGTGACTGACCTACTTAGACTGGCTGTTCCAAAAGGGTTCTTAATGAAGAGAAACCTGAGCTGAGATGTGAATGAAGAAGAGGCAACCATGTGAAGACTGTCACAGCCATTCACATCATGTCTATATTGTACTGCTGAGATAGTCACATCATtgcaacagttaaaaaaaaatatctcatCTGCCAAGCTTTCTCCATTGGATTGTTGTTTGCTAAATGAAAATTACCCTTGCTCCaagttaaaaatcaaatttcttaaTATAATTGATGAAAATCTATAGATCAAGGTAGACTATTGATAGACTTCTATCTCACTTTTTATCCAATGGACCATATGTTATAGTCACAGCAAACTGCTTGCATCTTTTAGTATGTGCCTTGTAtgcatatatttccttttctttgtgtttattttccccTGGTGGAAGGGCCTGGAAATTTGCCTCCTTATTTGTCCATCTATTGAACAATCTATTATTGAGTTTCAGCATAGCTTCATCTCCTCTCTGGAACTTTCTCCTCCAACTCCACCTCTCCCTTGCCCTTGTTCTGGTCAGTTACATGGCCCTTCCAGTCCATCTTCCCACCACTCTCTAACTGACATTTGAGTATTTACATTACTCCAAGGACGATTGattgttcatttcttcctgaaAATAGACTCAAGAAGTTTGGGAGTGAAGAACTTTATTTATACCATTATTTCCACCAACCATAACAACGAATAAGTTCTCATGTAatgaaaaaattagaatattaagCTTTACTCTGACtgcatatatatgctgtctagtgGCACTTATTCTACTTTCTGAAGGTAATTATGATAAATTTCATCTCCTTTAAGTATCTCAAATGTGACAGCTATTTGTCTCTCAATCTGATAGTTACTACCACTTCCTGACAAAAATATTCCTTCTTCTAAATATGGATGTACTgcagtttaaatttttttggaaatGTCTTCATGGAAAATCctaaataatgtttgctatgaAAGGGCAAAAGAATGAGGAGGTTTTTTCCTATTCCTCTGAACTGTTATGTTTTCATTAGTATAAACTGAAGTCATGTTTATTCTACATTTGTTTAAAACACATCACTGTTTATTCCACATTAATGTTTGATGCCAGTATATATAGAACAAAAGTATGCATTTTGAGGTTCCAAATTATTATGAACAGACAAAATTTGTGTGCTTATGTGTTCACAAAAGCATATGTACAAAGATATACATttttgcatatatacatatatcttataCTGACAGAAACACACATTCAAATCCATGCTAAATAGCACAGTAATCAAGAGTGCTGACAGTCTTTGTGGGTTAAATTCCTAGTGCAGCCATCTAACACTGAGTCCTGGCTAacatttccttaaatatttgttcctcagttttcccattttaaaaggaAGTGATAGAAGTATCTCCCTAATGCAGTTGTTatatgaggattaagtgagttaattCTCACAGAAGCATGTAGAAAAGTGGTTATGTACTTAAATATTAGCCATAGCAGTGCCTGTATACTTGGATACTCTTACAATAAATTTACCTTCATATATACTCCTTTTGCTGAATTTTATGTCACAGTCCCTAAAGTCCCTAATCATTCCTCCTGTTCATTCTCTTCATttccatttcatatttttctaatcaTCTGCTGtgatagaaagagaaaaagtaaaaaatacatacataaacagattttatatataattacatagattctatatataattaTCTGTCTATaatctatacatatatagattcaaatataaaaatgccACGTGGATGTTATGTCCTGTGAAAAATAGTTGTATATTATGAATCATTTTAATCTACTAATTTGTATATCCACTGAGGTATGCCACAGTTCCACAAAGTTAAGGAGAGAAACAagtggactgattcaaaattctGTTCAATGTGAAATAAAAACTCTGCACAATTCAGGGACACTCAGTGTATATGACTTTGAAAAATTTGCTTACATATTGTAGTCTATTACAATGCATTTACACTTATGTTAAAGCATTTGTAAACATTTACCTtgcattgtgggcttccctggcagctcagatggtaaagaatccacttgtaatgcacgagacctgggtttgatccctgggttgggaagattccctggagaagggaacagccatgcactccagtattccggcctggagaattccctggatggaggaggctggcaggctacagtccttggggtcacaaagagtgccAAGGACTTTCACATCACTCACCTTGCATTGTATCTAATTAAATTaactaatataatttaatatctaTATTTCTTATGTAGCAACACAATTCAGTTAAGGTTGtggcaaagaaaacaaagacaatagttgactttcattttttaagcctaaaaaatttctgaaatatCCTAACTTCTCAATGATAGACTATGCAGTTATATAGAATACTCTAGATGTAGACAAGTTGCCATTCATTTtgtcagttaaataagcaaatatgTTTCTTACTCATTCAACCTTCCTGTGTCTGGGAGAAACTAGAGTTTCCTCAGTGACACAGATGGAGGAGCCAAGGAAAAAATCccagccagaaaagaagaatgCCTCACTCTTTCTTAAGTAGTGACATCATTAAgatttcatttcataaatattcttGTCCATTTAGACTGTAGACAGCAAATACAAATACCGGTATTGGGGATGAGAGGTGAGGATGTGGGGAATGGGAGAAACCTACTGATAGATGGCATACAGGAGGGCTGATTGCACAAAGGGTAATACATGCTGATAGTCATTCAATATTCTTAGACCCTCAGGATGAATAAAAAGTCATCCTGTGATAAGTACTTTTTAAAACCTCATAAAGTTCAGAGACAGCTGAAATAAATTAAGACATCCAAGATAGTGAAGGTCTGTGAGTGCTTCTAAATATTTAAACTAATAAAGAATGGTACTTTGcctagaaataaatattaaatatatataaataaatgtatgagtCCACTGGAggtgagaatataaagaaacataGTCAaattcccttctccctccctgtcACTGAGACTAATACTACACCaagtaaaatctgatttttttcattattctttctattgttttcagaATTTGCTGTCTGTTGATCTTTGTGCAAGGACCCTGAGATCCATGTAGTAGAAGTCAGCTTTATGTACATAGcaagaatgtttaattttaatcaCTGCCTACAGAAAGAGAGTGAGATGCTCAAGGCAGGTGTCTGGAGTCTGCAGATAAGGAGCATCATAGGAAGTACAACAATTTGGCACATTCTTCTGTCTCTCATCTGACACATTTTCTTGATTTAAAGTTTCTGATCCATCATTTCTGTGTAAGGGAAGGATGATGAAGCCCTTCCCATCTTTCTTGCTGAGTTGTTTTGAGTTAAAATGGAAACATTATAGAGATAAACCatgaattaaaaataaggaattaaAATGCACTTTATCAGTGTCAAAACCTCTTGCCCTTTAAAAACCTCACGTTAAGAAACTCATAGGATGTTGCCTGCAATATCCCCTAGTATTACCAGACtattaaaataaactatattaaGAGTCAGTCATTAAGCAAATATGCACTGTGATATTAGTCTAAAAATATAGATGTTTCAAGCTCAATGATAAATTGTATTTGTCTATTCCAACTCAGTATAATAAAAGATTAAGTGACCATTGAACATTGACAAGATTCTGAGTTTGAGTCTTGAGATGGAGTTTCAGTGATAGTTGAATGCATGAAAGCATAGAGGAAGGAGAcaagataattaaaaaattagtttatttattataattggaggctaattactctc from Budorcas taxicolor isolate Tak-1 chromosome 11, Takin1.1, whole genome shotgun sequence carries:
- the LOC128055564 gene encoding olfactory receptor 10C1-like, with translation MQGHDLNCSLWQDNSMSVKRFAFAKFSEVTEQCFLLFTLILLMFLASLTGNALIALAIWTNPVLHTPMYFFLANLSLLEIGYTCSVIPKMLQSLVSEARGISREGCATQMFFFTLFAISECCLLAAMAFDRYMAICSPLHYATRMSRGVCVHLAMVSWGVGCIVGLGQTNYIFSLDFCGPCEIDHFFCDLPPILALACGDTSHNEAAVFVVAILCISSPFLLIIASYGRILAAMLIMPSPEGRRKSLSTCSSHLLVVTLFYGSGSVTYLRPKSSHSPGVDKLLALFYTVVTSMLNPIIYSLRNKEVKTALRRTLGKKKF